GAGCGACAGCAAGCATACCAAGGCGTTCGAAGCGTTGAAACCGGCTGAACAGAAGGATCCGAAATGCCTGGGCTGCCACGTGACCGGCTACCGTCAGACTCAACAGGCCCCGCCCGAAATGGCGGGCATCCAGTGCGAGTCGTGCCACGGTCCGGGAAGTCTTTATATCAAGATTCATCCGAGAGGGGACAAAGAGGGAGCGCGCAAAGCCGGCCTGATCGCGCATCCGGATCCGGAGAGCTGCAAGACCTGCCACAACGCGGAGAGCCCCACCTTCAAGGGGTTTGATTACGCAAAGGCGTG
The DNA window shown above is from Nitrospiria bacterium and carries:
- a CDS encoding multiheme c-type cytochrome — encoded protein: SDSKHTKAFEALKPAEQKDPKCLGCHVTGYRQTQQAPPEMAGIQCESCHGPGSLYIKIHPRGDKEGARKAGLIAHPDPESCKTCHNAESPTFKGFDYAKAWEQIKHSK